In Leucobacter sp. CX169, a single genomic region encodes these proteins:
- a CDS encoding TlpA disulfide reductase family protein encodes MTQRSTRRRTLALAALPLALAAALTGCSGGGDTLAQQWADGSDKGFIAGDGTTTSITPEARTQPVEFTGEGEQGETIVSADYVGTVTVVNFWYAGCAPCRAEAPDLAEIDAEYADDEVRFLGVNTRDQAAQALQFAKEFEIEYPSIMDSVGDRAVQRAFAGQIPLNAVPTTLVLDREGRVAHRVVGQIASASQLRTLVKETLAEDAA; translated from the coding sequence ATGACCCAGCGCAGTACCCGCAGGCGCACCCTCGCGCTCGCCGCACTCCCGCTCGCGCTCGCCGCAGCGCTGACTGGCTGCTCGGGCGGCGGCGATACGCTCGCCCAGCAGTGGGCGGACGGCAGCGACAAAGGGTTCATCGCAGGCGACGGCACCACCACCTCGATCACCCCTGAGGCGCGCACCCAGCCCGTCGAGTTCACGGGCGAGGGAGAGCAGGGCGAAACCATCGTCTCTGCCGACTATGTGGGTACTGTCACGGTGGTGAACTTCTGGTACGCCGGCTGCGCGCCGTGCCGCGCCGAGGCCCCCGACTTGGCCGAGATCGACGCCGAGTACGCCGATGACGAGGTGCGCTTTCTCGGGGTGAACACGCGTGATCAGGCCGCTCAGGCGCTGCAGTTCGCGAAGGAGTTCGAGATCGAGTACCCCTCGATCATGGACTCGGTCGGCGACCGAGCCGTGCAGCGCGCGTTCGCGGGCCAGATCCCCCTCAACGCGGTGCCCACGACGCTCGTGCTCGACCGCGAGGGCCGCGTGGCCCACCGCGTGGTCGGCCAGATCGCGTCTGCCTCACAGCTGCGCACCCTCGTGAAGGAAACCCTGGCAGAGGACGCGGCGTAG
- a CDS encoding histidine phosphatase family protein: MSDKLLHLVRHGEVYNPDGVLYGRLPEFRLSERGHAMAEAAALELAGSDRIVRKLAASPLERTQQSARPIAGALSLEIVTDARIIEPTNAFEGLKNSGPDAAFKNPKHWLKFINPFRPSWGEPYRSIASRMRDAMNDAWDATDGGDIVFVTHQAPIWVTHLDVAGKALFHDPRSRRCELSSITTFERRGERWFEVDYRTPAAELVAGAKDVGAV; the protein is encoded by the coding sequence GTGAGCGACAAACTCCTGCACCTGGTGCGCCACGGCGAGGTCTATAACCCCGACGGCGTACTGTACGGACGACTTCCCGAGTTCCGTCTGTCCGAGCGCGGCCATGCGATGGCCGAGGCCGCCGCGCTTGAACTCGCTGGCAGCGACCGCATCGTGCGCAAGCTCGCGGCGTCTCCGCTCGAGCGCACGCAGCAGTCGGCGCGGCCCATCGCGGGCGCACTCAGCCTCGAGATCGTGACCGATGCGCGCATCATCGAGCCCACGAACGCCTTTGAGGGGCTGAAGAATTCGGGCCCTGACGCCGCGTTCAAGAACCCGAAGCACTGGCTCAAGTTCATCAACCCGTTCCGTCCGAGCTGGGGAGAGCCTTACCGCTCGATCGCCTCGCGCATGCGTGACGCGATGAACGACGCGTGGGACGCAACCGACGGCGGCGACATCGTCTTCGTCACGCACCAGGCGCCCATCTGGGTGACCCACCTCGACGTCGCGGGCAAAGCGCTCTTCCACGACCCCCGCTCGCGCCGCTGCGAGCTTTCGAGCATCACGACCTTTGAACGCCGCGGCGAACGCTGGTTCGAGGTCGACTATCGCACTCCCGCCGCCGAATTGGTCGCCGGGGCGAAGGACGTTGGGGCGGTATGA
- the aspS gene encoding aspartate--tRNA(Asn) ligase, translating into MTERVKIKDLPALEDGVVRVSGWVEKVRDQRYVQFVVLRDETGAVQLVNGGVLREADPENPRSDILLARTTTIAELTHGTFITVTGELQHNERVKLGGVEVQIETIEVVAAALPETPIADDSSLDKRLDWRFLDLRRPEQQLIFRVQTTFEHAMRQVWVERDFIEIHTPKLMASASESRAELFEVEYFGEKAYLAQSPQFFKQMAQAAGFGGIFEIAPAFRADPSFTSRHATEFTSVDTELSWIDSHEDVMALHEELIVAGLTAVKEKHGEAILKHFKVEVTVPERPFPRIPLAEAKEIVKDRGYEVPRTDADMDPEGERQISAYVKEKYGHEFVFLTDYDASIRPFYHMRNEENPELTKSYDLLFNGTEISTGAQREHRIEVLEAQAIEKGMDPEELAFYLDFFRYGVPPHGGFGMGLNRVLMLLLHQTSIREVTYLFRGPTRLLP; encoded by the coding sequence GTGACTGAACGAGTGAAGATCAAGGATCTGCCCGCCCTCGAAGACGGCGTTGTCCGTGTTTCCGGCTGGGTCGAAAAGGTGCGCGACCAGCGCTACGTCCAGTTTGTCGTCCTGCGCGACGAGACCGGCGCAGTGCAGCTCGTCAACGGTGGCGTGCTGCGCGAGGCCGATCCCGAGAATCCGCGCTCCGACATCCTGCTGGCACGCACCACCACGATCGCCGAACTCACGCACGGCACGTTCATCACGGTGACGGGCGAACTGCAGCACAACGAGCGCGTCAAGCTCGGCGGCGTCGAGGTGCAGATCGAAACGATCGAGGTGGTCGCCGCGGCGCTTCCCGAGACCCCGATCGCCGACGACTCAAGCCTCGACAAGCGCCTCGACTGGCGCTTCCTCGATCTGCGTCGCCCCGAGCAGCAGCTCATCTTCCGCGTGCAGACTACGTTCGAGCACGCGATGCGCCAGGTTTGGGTCGAGCGCGACTTCATCGAGATCCACACCCCCAAGCTCATGGCCAGCGCCTCCGAGTCGCGCGCCGAGCTCTTCGAGGTCGAGTACTTCGGCGAGAAGGCGTACCTCGCGCAGAGCCCCCAGTTCTTCAAGCAGATGGCGCAGGCCGCAGGCTTCGGCGGCATCTTCGAGATCGCCCCGGCGTTCCGCGCCGACCCCTCGTTCACTTCGCGACACGCGACCGAGTTCACCTCGGTCGACACCGAGCTCAGCTGGATCGACTCGCACGAGGACGTCATGGCGCTCCACGAGGAGCTCATCGTTGCCGGCCTCACCGCGGTTAAGGAAAAGCACGGCGAGGCAATCCTGAAGCACTTCAAGGTCGAGGTCACCGTCCCCGAGCGCCCGTTCCCTCGCATTCCCCTGGCCGAGGCCAAGGAGATCGTGAAGGACCGCGGCTACGAGGTGCCCCGCACCGACGCCGACATGGACCCCGAGGGTGAGCGCCAGATCTCGGCCTACGTCAAGGAAAAGTACGGCCACGAGTTCGTCTTCCTCACCGACTACGACGCCTCGATTCGCCCGTTCTACCACATGCGCAACGAGGAGAACCCGGAGCTCACGAAGAGCTACGACCTGCTCTTCAACGGCACCGAGATCTCGACCGGCGCGCAGCGCGAACACCGCATCGAGGTGCTCGAGGCGCAGGCCATCGAAAAGGGGATGGACCCGGAAGAACTCGCGTTCTACCTGGACTTCTTCCGCTACGGCGTCCCGCCGCACGGTGGCTTCGGCATGGGCCTGAACCGCGTCCTAATGCTGCTCTTGCACCAGACGTCGATCCGCGAGGTCACGTACCTCTTCCGCGGCCCGACGCGCCTGCTGCCCTAG